In the genome of Pseudomonas sp. HS6, one region contains:
- the eboE gene encoding metabolite traffic protein EboE codes for MNAGMGWTPGQIGYCSNVHPTRDLAGLQSSIEQHFQGVRTLRGLQAQDSGLWISALAESKLQQKSARSAFLSLLQHSGLRLTSLNGFPYGQFHDRAVKAEVYLPSWAEPKRLAYSLNLAQILAQALPPDCHQGVISSVPLGYAATWNPTLQLRAEYQLRELTASLAQLHRETGKKIVFCLEMEPDCVLETTDQAIAFFRRWQTTDPNHAYLALCFDVCHQAVMFEDCYQSLEKLRQARVPIGKIQLSNALICRLPCDDDKRREQVLKTLSDFCETTYLHQVKARDEQGRLVAWADLPAALVDCAKHPQRYPELRIHFHIPLFSEQLLLPELSGSQIALSQTFDFLACHEDFRPVLEVETYSWGVLPAQLRPTSEAAQLQGIAAELKWVEDQLRQRQLLQPQAQEAYADAL; via the coding sequence ATGAACGCCGGCATGGGCTGGACGCCCGGGCAGATCGGCTATTGCAGCAATGTGCACCCGACCCGCGACCTCGCCGGGCTGCAGTCTTCGATCGAGCAGCACTTTCAGGGCGTGCGAACCCTGCGCGGCCTGCAAGCGCAAGACAGCGGACTGTGGATCAGCGCCCTCGCCGAGTCCAAGCTGCAACAGAAATCGGCGCGTTCGGCGTTCCTCAGCCTGCTGCAACACAGCGGGCTACGGCTGACATCGCTGAACGGATTTCCCTACGGTCAATTTCATGACCGTGCGGTGAAAGCCGAGGTTTACCTGCCCAGTTGGGCCGAGCCGAAACGGCTGGCATACAGCCTGAATCTGGCGCAGATCCTCGCGCAGGCCTTGCCGCCGGACTGCCATCAGGGGGTGATTTCCAGCGTGCCGCTGGGGTACGCGGCCACCTGGAATCCGACACTACAGTTACGGGCCGAATATCAACTGCGCGAACTCACAGCATCACTGGCCCAACTGCATCGGGAAACCGGCAAGAAGATCGTGTTTTGTCTGGAGATGGAACCGGACTGCGTGCTGGAAACCACTGACCAGGCCATCGCCTTCTTCCGTCGCTGGCAAACCACGGATCCGAACCATGCCTATCTGGCGCTGTGTTTTGATGTCTGCCATCAGGCGGTGATGTTCGAAGACTGCTATCAGTCGCTGGAAAAGCTGCGTCAGGCACGGGTGCCCATCGGCAAGATCCAGCTGTCCAATGCCTTGATCTGTCGTCTGCCCTGCGATGACGACAAGCGCCGCGAGCAGGTCCTCAAGACCTTGAGCGACTTCTGCGAAACCACCTACCTGCATCAAGTGAAGGCGCGTGATGAACAGGGTCGGTTGGTGGCGTGGGCGGACCTGCCCGCCGCCCTCGTCGATTGCGCCAAGCACCCGCAGCGATACCCCGAGTTGAGGATTCATTTCCACATCCCGTTGTTCAGCGAACAGCTGTTGTTGCCCGAGCTGAGCGGTAGTCAGATCGCCCTGTCGCAGACCTTCGACTTTCTCGCCTGCCATGAGGATTTCAGGCCGGTGCTGGAAGTGGAAACCTACAGTTGGGGCGTCCTGCCCGCACAATTGCGGCCGACGAGCGAAGCCGCCCAGCTTCAGGGAATCGCCGCGGAACTGAAATGGGTCGAGGATCAGTTGCGCCAGCGGCAATTGCTGCAACCACAAGCGCAGGAGGCGTACGCCGATGCGCTCTGA
- a CDS encoding TatD family hydrolase, with amino-acid sequence MPKYFDPHIHMVSRTTDDYQNMAAAGITGVIEPAFWQGQARTSVGSFIDYFDTLLGWERFRASMFGIHHFCTIGLNPKEANDLSVANEVLEILPRYLVKDGVVAVGEIGYDDITPEEDRFLAAQLELARQFNLPVLVHTPHRDKIGGTKRTLAVIREVGINENLVIIDHLNELTLPLVLDSDCWRGHSIYPNTKMSEQRMVALLQQYGTEKMVVNSAADWGISDPLKVPKTGQAMLAAGFSEAQVEQVLFHNPVDFFAQSGQLDKTLISTPLPIDQRRQWQENSALRGQEPVIK; translated from the coding sequence ATGCCCAAGTACTTCGACCCGCACATTCATATGGTCAGCCGCACCACCGACGACTACCAGAACATGGCCGCCGCCGGCATCACCGGGGTGATCGAACCGGCCTTCTGGCAGGGTCAGGCCCGGACCAGCGTTGGCAGTTTCATCGATTACTTCGACACCCTGTTGGGCTGGGAGCGCTTTCGCGCCAGCATGTTCGGCATCCATCACTTCTGCACCATCGGCCTCAATCCCAAGGAAGCCAATGACTTGTCGGTGGCCAACGAAGTGTTGGAAATTCTGCCGCGCTATCTGGTGAAAGACGGCGTCGTCGCGGTCGGCGAAATCGGCTACGACGACATCACGCCCGAGGAAGATCGCTTTCTCGCCGCACAGCTGGAACTGGCCAGACAGTTCAACTTGCCGGTGCTGGTACACACGCCGCACCGCGACAAGATCGGCGGCACCAAACGCACTTTGGCAGTGATTCGCGAAGTGGGGATCAATGAGAACCTGGTGATCATCGATCACCTCAACGAGTTGACCCTGCCGCTGGTGCTGGACAGCGACTGCTGGCGCGGTCACTCGATCTACCCCAATACCAAAATGTCGGAACAGCGCATGGTCGCCCTGCTCCAGCAGTACGGCACCGAAAAAATGGTGGTCAACAGCGCCGCCGACTGGGGCATCAGCGACCCGCTCAAAGTGCCGAAAACCGGTCAGGCGATGCTGGCGGCCGGCTTCAGCGAGGCTCAGGTCGAGCAAGTGTTGTTCCACAACCCGGTGGATTTCTTCGCCCAGAGCGGTCAGCTGGACAAAACCCTGATCAGCACCCCGCTGCCCATCGATCAGCGCCGGCAGTGGCAGGAAAACTCCGCCCTGCGGGGCCAGGAACCGGTGATCAAATGA